The following are encoded together in the Sphingomicrobium clamense genome:
- a CDS encoding TIGR02466 family protein: MTRTLFATPLYEADLSGKIDLNELAHSIHVLAEDDEAGQRWCEEKAYHGYTSYASLDDLPMRDPAFGDLKPILQKHARTFAKELAWDVKPKLDSLWVNLMEPGAVHSAHIHPHSILSGTLYIDIPDDSGAIRFEDPRLPMMMAAPMRDEEAPEHLRPFVDIAPKAGTLLLWESFVRHEVLPHRGETERLSISFNFA; the protein is encoded by the coding sequence ATGACCCGCACCCTGTTCGCCACCCCGCTCTACGAAGCCGACCTGTCCGGCAAGATCGACCTCAACGAGCTCGCCCATTCCATCCACGTGCTCGCGGAAGATGACGAGGCCGGGCAGCGCTGGTGCGAGGAAAAGGCCTATCACGGCTATACGAGTTACGCTTCGCTCGACGATCTTCCGATGCGCGATCCGGCGTTCGGGGACCTCAAGCCCATCCTCCAGAAGCATGCGCGCACCTTTGCGAAGGAACTGGCCTGGGACGTCAAACCCAAGCTCGACAGCCTGTGGGTCAATCTGATGGAACCGGGCGCCGTCCACAGCGCGCATATCCACCCGCATTCGATCCTGTCGGGCACGCTCTACATCGACATTCCCGACGATAGCGGTGCGATCCGCTTCGAGGATCCGCGCTTGCCCATGATGATGGCTGCACCCATGCGAGATGAGGAAGCGCCCGAGCATCTGCGCCCCTTCGTCGACATCGCGCCCAAGGCCGGTACGCTCCTGCTGTGGGAGAGCTTCGTGCGCCACGAAGTGCTTCCTCATCGCGGCGAGACCGAACGGCTTTCGATTAGCTTCAACTTCGCCTGA
- a CDS encoding 50S ribosomal protein L25/general stress protein Ctc: MSDQLTLPAELREGLGKGASRALRNEGRVPAVIYGDKKDPVSVHLEEKELVKMLQTGHFMNSVVEVTVGKDKHRTLPKDVQFHPVTSRPLHVDFFRLAKGATVQVAIPVRFVDEDKSPGLTRGGVLNVVRHELELVCDASAIPDEVVISLDGLDIGDSVHISAVDLPEGSKSAIEDRDFTIAGVTAPSAMKSDAEEEEAEGEEEVGADEVPATEQGGDEAAEGGEEAKGDE; this comes from the coding sequence ATGAGCGATCAGCTGACGCTGCCCGCCGAGCTGCGCGAAGGGCTAGGCAAGGGAGCCTCCCGTGCACTGCGCAACGAAGGCCGGGTACCCGCCGTGATTTACGGCGACAAGAAGGACCCCGTTTCGGTCCACCTCGAGGAAAAGGAACTCGTGAAGATGCTCCAGACCGGGCACTTCATGAATTCGGTCGTCGAAGTGACCGTCGGCAAGGACAAGCACCGCACCCTTCCTAAGGACGTGCAGTTCCATCCCGTGACGAGCCGCCCGCTGCACGTCGACTTCTTCCGTCTCGCCAAAGGTGCGACGGTTCAGGTCGCGATCCCGGTCCGCTTCGTCGACGAGGACAAGTCGCCGGGCCTGACCCGTGGCGGCGTGCTCAACGTGGTCCGTCACGAGCTCGAACTTGTCTGCGATGCCAGCGCGATCCCCGATGAAGTGGTGATCAGCCTCGATGGCCTCGACATTGGCGACTCGGTCCACATCTCGGCCGTCGACCTGCCGGAAGGTTCGAAGTCGGCGATCGAAGACCGTGACTTCACCATCGCGGGCGTCACCGCCCCGTCGGCCATGAAGTCCGACGCCGAGGAAGAAGAAGCCGAAGGCGAAGAAGAAGTCGGTGCCGACGAAGTGCCGGCCACCGAACAGGGCGGCGACGAAGCCGCCGAAGGTGGCGAGGAAGCCAAGGGCGACGAATAA
- a CDS encoding helix-turn-helix transcriptional regulator: MENQLRVLRAINGWSQAELAGRLDVSRQAVNAIETGKHDPSLPLAFKIARLFDKPIEEIFNDQD; encoded by the coding sequence ATGGAAAACCAGCTCAGGGTCCTTCGCGCTATCAATGGCTGGAGCCAGGCCGAACTGGCCGGACGCCTCGACGTCTCGCGCCAGGCGGTCAACGCCATCGAGACCGGCAAGCACGACCCCTCCCTCCCCCTCGCCTTCAAGATCGCAAGGCTGTTCGACAAACCCATCGAAGAGATTTTCAATGACCAAGACTGA
- the pth gene encoding aminoacyl-tRNA hydrolase → MQLWVGLGNPGEKYQAHRHNVGFMALDEIAEVHGFSPWKKQFRGLTSEGRIGGDKIVLLKPQTFMNESGGSVRAALDFYKLDLGDVTVFHDELDLAPMKVKVRMGGGLAGHNGLRSIDKHLGKDFRRVRIGIGHPGSKDRVTGHVLGNYHKTEIDDLGVMIAAIGSEAPRLAENDDVRFMNDVALRQQ, encoded by the coding sequence ATGCAACTCTGGGTCGGGCTCGGAAATCCGGGCGAGAAATATCAGGCACACCGCCATAACGTCGGCTTCATGGCGCTCGACGAGATCGCCGAGGTCCATGGGTTTTCGCCGTGGAAGAAGCAGTTTCGCGGCCTCACGAGCGAGGGCCGCATCGGCGGCGACAAGATCGTGCTGCTGAAACCCCAGACCTTCATGAACGAGAGCGGCGGCTCGGTCCGCGCCGCGCTCGATTTCTACAAGCTCGACCTTGGCGATGTGACCGTCTTTCACGACGAACTCGATCTCGCGCCGATGAAGGTTAAGGTGCGCATGGGCGGCGGTCTTGCTGGTCACAACGGCCTGCGGTCGATCGACAAGCATCTCGGCAAGGACTTCCGCCGCGTACGGATCGGGATCGGCCATCCGGGCTCGAAAGACCGTGTCACCGGTCATGTGCTCGGCAATTATCACAAGACCGAGATTGACGACCTCGGTGTCATGATCGCCGCAATCGGTAGCGAAGCCCCTCGCCTCGCCGAAAATGACGACGTGCGCTTCATGAACGACGTCGCGCTGAGACAACAATGA
- a CDS encoding TraB/GumN family protein, translating into MKKLLAATTALAAAFATPALAQETDAATVAPAMWKVADEDTTVYILGTFHVVRPGMEWRTPLIEEAIESSEELILEISMDPELLATQAPIMQQMAMDEEVEPLSVRFDAEEYAKLEAGTKSMGVPIQALDQFETWFLLPALAAPLLQQAGFSATEGIDMTLFQQFVHAGKPVGELEGLVAQVKFLDDADEEAQQEMLMTMFEDDMAAELDKGLAFWAAGDLDGLYASMGFDEMSEEATAAMLANRNPHWADWIQTRLDTPGTVLVAGGTGHFMGEHSVLKMLEDRGLTVARVQ; encoded by the coding sequence ATGAAAAAGTTGCTTGCCGCCACCACCGCCCTCGCCGCCGCCTTCGCCACCCCGGCGCTCGCGCAGGAAACCGACGCTGCGACCGTCGCCCCCGCCATGTGGAAAGTCGCCGACGAGGACACCACCGTCTATATCCTCGGCACCTTCCACGTCGTGCGCCCTGGCATGGAATGGCGCACCCCGCTGATCGAGGAAGCGATCGAGAGCTCCGAAGAGCTGATCCTCGAGATCAGCATGGACCCCGAACTGCTCGCGACGCAGGCACCGATCATGCAGCAGATGGCGATGGACGAAGAAGTCGAGCCGCTCTCGGTCCGCTTCGACGCCGAAGAGTATGCCAAGCTGGAAGCCGGTACCAAATCAATGGGCGTTCCCATCCAGGCGCTCGACCAGTTCGAAACCTGGTTCCTCCTCCCCGCGCTCGCCGCGCCGCTGCTCCAGCAGGCCGGGTTCAGCGCCACCGAAGGCATCGACATGACGCTGTTCCAGCAGTTCGTCCACGCCGGCAAGCCGGTCGGTGAACTCGAAGGCCTCGTTGCGCAGGTCAAGTTCCTCGACGATGCCGACGAGGAAGCGCAGCAGGAAATGTTGATGACCATGTTCGAAGACGACATGGCCGCCGAACTCGACAAGGGCCTCGCCTTCTGGGCTGCAGGCGATCTCGACGGGCTCTACGCCAGCATGGGCTTCGACGAGATGTCGGAAGAGGCGACCGCAGCCATGCTCGCCAACCGCAACCCGCACTGGGCCGACTGGATCCAGACGCGCCTCGATACGCCCGGCACCGTGCTGGTCGCGGGCGGGACGGGTCACTTCATGGGCGAACATAGCGTCCTCAAGATGCTCGAAGACCGCGGCCTCACCGTCGCCCGCGTGCAGTAA
- the ychF gene encoding redox-regulated ATPase YchF yields MGFKCGIVGLPNVGKSTLFNALTETQAAQAANYPFCTIEPNVGQVGVPDARLDKIADIAKSAKVVPTQLAFVDIAGLVKGASQGEGLGNQFLGNIREVDAIVHVLRCFEDDDIQHVSNHVDPIADAEVVETELLLADLESLEKRVPNAQKRATGGDKDAKIMAAVLGKALDLLRDGKPARLTDINDEEEAKHFRQAQLLTAKPVLYVCNVNEEDAANGNDYSARVFEKAKAENAEAVIVSAAIEADMVGMDMDERMEFLAEMGLEETGLNRIIRAGYDLLNLHTFFTAGPKESRAWTVAKGAKAPQAAGEIHTDFERGFIRAETIAYDDYVALGGEAAARDAGKLRQEGKDYVVKDGDVMLFKFNV; encoded by the coding sequence ATGGGTTTCAAATGCGGCATCGTCGGGCTGCCCAACGTCGGCAAGTCCACGCTCTTCAACGCGCTCACCGAAACACAGGCGGCGCAAGCGGCCAACTATCCCTTCTGCACGATCGAGCCCAATGTCGGGCAGGTCGGCGTGCCCGATGCGCGGCTCGACAAGATTGCCGACATCGCGAAGTCTGCGAAGGTCGTCCCTACCCAGCTGGCCTTCGTCGATATTGCCGGCCTGGTAAAGGGCGCAAGCCAGGGCGAAGGGCTCGGCAACCAGTTCCTCGGCAACATCCGCGAAGTCGATGCCATCGTCCACGTCCTGCGCTGTTTCGAGGATGACGACATCCAGCACGTGTCGAACCATGTCGACCCGATCGCCGATGCCGAAGTGGTCGAGACCGAATTGCTCCTCGCCGACCTCGAAAGCCTCGAAAAGCGCGTCCCCAATGCTCAGAAACGCGCAACGGGCGGCGACAAGGACGCCAAGATCATGGCCGCCGTTCTCGGCAAGGCGCTGGACCTCCTGCGCGACGGCAAGCCCGCGCGGTTGACGGACATCAACGATGAAGAAGAGGCCAAGCATTTCCGCCAGGCGCAGCTGCTGACCGCCAAGCCGGTGCTCTACGTCTGCAACGTCAACGAGGAAGACGCCGCGAACGGCAACGACTACAGCGCGCGAGTGTTCGAGAAGGCCAAGGCGGAGAATGCCGAGGCAGTGATCGTCTCGGCCGCGATCGAGGCCGACATGGTCGGCATGGACATGGACGAGCGCATGGAATTCCTCGCCGAAATGGGTCTCGAGGAAACCGGTCTCAACCGCATCATCCGTGCCGGATACGACCTTTTGAACCTCCACACCTTCTTCACCGCCGGTCCCAAGGAGTCGCGCGCGTGGACGGTGGCCAAGGGCGCGAAGGCCCCGCAGGCGGCGGGCGAAATCCACACCGACTTCGAGCGTGGCTTCATTCGCGCCGAAACGATCGCCTATGACGATTATGTCGCGCTGGGTGGCGAGGCCGCCGCGCGCGATGCCGGCAAGCTGCGCCAGGAAGGCAAGGACTATGTCGTCAAGGACGGCGACGTGATGCTGTTCAAGTTCAACGTCTGA
- a CDS encoding glycine--tRNA ligase subunit alpha, whose amino-acid sequence MLSFQDLILTLHRYWGEQGCAILQPYDLEMGAGTFHPATVLRALGPDPWRAAYVQPCRRPTDGRYGENPNRLGHYYQYQVMLKPAPEDLQQLYLGSLDAIGIDPLKHDIRFVEDDWESPTLGAWGLGWEVWCDGMEVTQFTYFQQVGGFDCKPVSGELTYGLERLAIYIQGVDNVFDLKFNDHGTTYRDVFLENEKQMSKWHFEIADTDALFDQFKKAVAEAQNSLEHQVPIAAYEQAIKASHIFNTLQARGVISVAERQAYIGRVRDLAKGACAAWIEHMGYAK is encoded by the coding sequence ATGCTGAGTTTCCAAGACCTGATCCTGACCCTGCACCGCTATTGGGGCGAGCAGGGGTGTGCCATTCTCCAGCCTTACGACCTGGAAATGGGTGCGGGGACGTTTCACCCTGCGACGGTGCTGCGCGCGCTGGGTCCCGATCCGTGGCGCGCCGCCTATGTCCAGCCGTGCCGCCGCCCGACCGACGGACGCTATGGCGAAAACCCCAACCGGCTGGGCCATTATTATCAGTATCAGGTGATGCTGAAGCCCGCCCCCGAGGACTTGCAGCAGCTGTATCTCGGCTCGCTCGACGCAATCGGGATCGATCCGCTCAAGCACGATATCCGCTTCGTCGAGGACGACTGGGAAAGCCCGACGCTGGGCGCCTGGGGCCTTGGCTGGGAAGTGTGGTGCGACGGGATGGAAGTCACCCAGTTCACGTATTTCCAGCAGGTCGGCGGTTTCGACTGCAAGCCGGTATCGGGCGAGCTCACCTACGGGCTGGAGCGGCTGGCAATTTACATTCAGGGCGTCGACAACGTCTTCGACCTCAAGTTCAACGATCACGGTACGACCTATCGCGACGTGTTCCTCGAGAACGAAAAGCAGATGTCGAAATGGCATTTCGAGATCGCCGATACCGACGCGCTGTTCGACCAGTTCAAGAAGGCGGTCGCCGAAGCGCAGAACAGCCTCGAGCACCAGGTGCCGATCGCGGCCTATGAGCAAGCGATCAAGGCAAGCCACATCTTCAACACGCTGCAGGCGCGTGGCGTGATCTCGGTTGCCGAGCGCCAGGCCTATATCGGCCGGGTTCGCGATCTGGCGAAGGGCGCCTGCGCGGCATGGATCGAGCATATGGGGTACGCGAAATGA